Genomic window (Erythrolamprus reginae isolate rEryReg1 chromosome 3, rEryReg1.hap1, whole genome shotgun sequence):
AGAACAAAAGAACTAGTGAGCAGACCTGCTTTTTGTAATTCTTTATGGAGAACCAGAGAATTTGGGATTACCCAAAAATGCTTCACAGAGTTTCTCCTCATGAGACTGCAAGAGAGATGTTTCCAACAGATTTAGAGCTCTAGCTGATAAGAGAATAAACCATGTTGTGCAAACCACAGGTGGCATCTTTAAAAGAATGTTGGGTTCGCAAACTTCCCTGTctgatcataagaacataagaagagccatgctgaatcaggccaaagcccattgagtccagcattctgtgtcacacagtggcccaccaattgtatatggggatcttgaacagaaagagaagacaaaaccctccctttctcttgacccccaacaaatggtactcaagggaatcctgcctgactcaaccaacatagaaccGGCAAATGGACATaaatttcaataaccaccgacacTTGGCATCCacaaatctgtctaatcctgccttgaacctattgaggctgacagctgtcacgacctcttctggaagtgaattccacaaaccaacgaccctctgggtgaagaaatatttccctttctttgTCCTCGctgtcttacctatgagctttagggattgcccccttgtcctagtattgtgtgatagagaaaatattttttctctttccaccatttttatcccatgcatgattttatacacttcgaaaatgccatctttcaaggctgaagagaccagggcattgcaacctggtttcataagggaggtggctccatttccttgatcatacttgttgcccttttttgcaccttttccagatcACTTTTGGAAATTGCATTTTAACTGCTTTCCAGATATTCAGAACCTTTGGACCAAGGGATTTTATAGCGCTGAGTGGGTTTCCTTATTGAAATAACTTTTAAAtacaaatagttttaaaaaatcttgataAACAACACAGAGGTGATTAAAACTTTGATTGTAGAAAGTTATAAACACCCATCTTTACAAAGGGTAATTTTGAAAAAAGATTTTTCAGTTAATTATAAGGAATTCTTcttttggaaaaatatttttgccTTGAATTCTTAAAAACAATGAGATCCAACTTTAAAAATTGGACATCATAGAAAATGAGAAGCAATTAAGGATTGCAAGTAAAGGAAAAGAATATTAAAATTCAACTTACTAAtacagaatgaagcaaaatattttaacatttgacATATTGATGGGAATTTATGAACTATGTACTCAGAAATTAAGAACATCTGCCTCATAGGTAGACTATGTATTcaagctgctttggagaatgaaTATTACCTGATATGATTGAGAATGATTTGAAAGTGCATTTAAAAATGACTAGATACAAGAATGACACGGAAAAAGATGTTATACCAGACATAGAAAAGAAAGtggttaatattttaataattaagaGTCTACAAATAACAAATGAAGAGAGTGATATGGATAATTTTCTTATACAGTACtggatttacaaaagaggcttgttaaaactttgaagaattttgtgaaaaagaaaaaatgataagAAATCAAGTTCTAGGCCATTATTTGATTATAAAGATTattagaagaaaaaggaaagaatataAAATTGGTTTATTTGATTGTTAAAATAGATAGATTGTTATTTCATCTAACACTTAATGGATATTTGTTGATCAGGATTGAAGAGACaaggttttaaatatttttttcattcttcttttcacacttcccccccccccccttttctttaggGGCTGCATCATGAATTGTAATTCTAGTAAGATTTCTATAAAATTAAGATGAGTGGGATCCAAGACATTTAGAAAACACTGATTCCTCATTATGGTACATATATactgtagccgccccgagtctgcggagagggacggcatacaaatccaataaataaagaaatcttATGACGATTTAAAATTTGTAAACTACTATAACACCTGTCTGCTTTGATAATCTAGAACAATGACAACTATCTTGGTCCCTATCTCCTTGTCCTTTGCCAAATAAAAATTCCTTTCAAGGCCAAATTACACATTTCAGCAACACAACCTATGCATCACAGAATCCAAAACTTGTGATTTCCTATGCTGAACAAATGAGCCATTGAAATCCCAGCATTGGGCAGGCAAGAACGTTTTTCTCTCCCTTGATGTCTGCTGggtaaatattatttttcatcTCAGAACTTCATCTAAAGCAAAAGATTAGAAAGAGCAAGATTTGACATAGAACCCTCTTGCCTGCCGGTGAGACTTTCAACGCTCCCACCTCTCgtaaatagggggggaaaccccCACAGCAGACTTAGGTTGGTCAAGATGTTAACATCTAATTGAATttgtctcagtcatccaggtcatggttgtcccaaaggtgtttttttcaagaggcaacgggactttctgttgttgtttttccgaAGACATTTCGCTtgccatccaagaagcttcttcagctctgactgaagaATTccccaccaaccaatcaaatctgaagaagcttcttagatgagaagcgaaatgtcttcaaagaaaaaaacagaaagtccagttacctcttgaaaaaagcacttctGGGACATCTAATTGAATTTCCTCGGGTCCTGAAAAGTCTTCTAAAGCCTCACTGATTCCTCTAAAAGCCCAAAGCAAAAAAGGAACACAACTTATCTTTAAATTCTGGAACAACCTAAAAAAGCTACCTGTGCTATCATGAGCTCCAGCATCACTTTCTTTAGATTGGGGGATAAGCCCGTTTCTTCTCAGACAGTAGTTGGCAACTCCGTGTTTGCGTAAGAGGTGGCGTTCACAGTTAGATTTGGTAGAAAAGAAGGCATCACATTTTTGACAAGGGAAGGGCTTCTGACCTGAATGaagcagggaaaaaaaacatatttatctttttttttcctaatgtatCAGAGGAGCTCCTTGTGATTTCCTATCCCTTCAACTTAgttcaagggtccccaaacttggcaactttaagacttgtggacttcaactcccagaattctccagccagctatgctggctggtgaattctgggagttgaagtccacaagtcttaaagttgccaagtttgaagacctctgacttagTTTGAGCAATTTTGACTCAGCTCAGTCCtaaatcaattaattttttttaaaggcccctAATAAATGTGAAGCCATTTACTTCCCAAGTAACCTGCTCAGGATTCCAGTATAGCCATACATAAAATAACCTAAGGAAGACAGACTGACGCTGAAACCCCAAAACTCTGAAAGTCCTCCAATATAACTGTCTGAAAAACCATATGGatttaataactaataactatTTTGAGATGTTTGGTATCAGTGGAATACGCTGTAATCAATTGTTCATATGACACCACAAAAATCCAGAAGGAAATCTATGATTGACTGCCAATGATTATAGCTTCTGTGGCCCATTTAGAACTGATCTAGAAGGTTATGGGCTCAATAAAATGAGAGGCAACTGTAGAACTGGCTTGCAATCTTCCCTTGGCATTTAAACTCATCCAAAAGCTTCCACCAGTTACTTAAAGAGAAGACTCTTTCATTTCACACATTTATTTAAGTCACCAGTATAATTTCCATGGCAGGCTATGTGTCTAATTAGAACACTTCACAATATCAAAGGGGAAATCTCCTTATTCAATCTACCTGCAGGAATGACTTCCGAGCTCAAGGAAAAAAACGTTCATGACTAAATTAGGGAAAAGGCGATAGAAACACATGATTAATTCATTTTATAAAGTAAAAGTCCAAAGAGATAATgtatgtgatagagaaaaaatagATAGGGCATCaggcagtgatggagaatcttttcagcaccaagtgcccaaaccagaacatgtGCCCGAaaaccaaagaccagctggctggtgtacATGCCTGAAAATGGCCCCCCAAAAGCAACCCTGAAAATGGCCTGAATGCCCCAAAAATCATCCTGAAACGCCCTGAAGAACACCCTCAAAATGCCCTGAAAAACAGTCTGAAACCGGCCTGAAAATAACCCAGGAAAAGGCCCAAAAACGGCTCAAAGAAACCGgcctaataattataataataatttattagatttgtatgccacccctctccgaagaaaccAGAAGAATAGCTGGCAACGGTGCACGTGCCCCCAGAGAGGGCTcggcgtgccacctctggcacgggtgccataggtttgccatcatgggcatAGGGCATGGAGAAACAAGATAATTCAGGAAAGTTCACTATCAGCACTGTTACTACCTCTGGCCATTTCTACAGCAAGTCAAAGGCTTAAAAGCTAGCTGCCTAAGGAAGGGAACAATTCCTCGTATTGCATGCAGCTTCGATCAATTCACACACAgctataaaaacaaacattagaGGGCAGACCAAAATTCTCTCCTAGTCAAGTCATCAAAATACAAGCTGCAAATGCCAGCTGGGTTTCGtaagtaaaaaaaacccctacaactAGTCATGCAATTCAACCATGCATAAAGATAGCCTCTAATCATCTTGAAACCCCACAAAAAAAGACAATAGTGGGATATCACAAAATAGAAAGCAGGAATGAATCAGACAGGGTCAAAATACTTTTTCCGTGTGTATTCCAACCATTGCCATCTCTCAGGAGACTTCCTAATCACTACTCAAGTAATAGGAATTTTCACAGTTCATTAATGGACATTTTTTTTCAGATACACACATAAGCCTCCAGGAAcagataatttcaaaaaataaatattacagtatattatttaatGTTTCTGTTAAAAAAATCATGTTATCATATTGTGCAACAAACCCAAATAAAAGTCTCGGTATGAcctgtattaaataataatacattaggCCAGTGttcccttggcaacttgaagatatttggacttcaactcccagaattcctcagccagcatttgctggctggggaattctgggagttgaagtccaaatatcttcaagttgccaaggttgggaaacactgcattaggccAATTATGACAAAGCTACAGCAGCATTCACCTACACCCAACAATGATTCTTAAAAGTACGCCACATTCTTCTGCGATTTTCCGAAGGCTGTAGACACCAGGTAAGAATGAGGTGTACTTTTCTGCAATCTATGTTCCCGAAAACTATGCTCTTACATGGCCTTTGGAGTCTCCAAAAATCGCACGAGAATGGGGCGTGGATTGTGCGATTTTCCAAGGCTGCAGGGGCTATGGAACAGCCTTCCTCCCAAAGCTGCTTCAAGAATAAAGCTCTTGTACAACTCTGAGCAGCTTTTGGGGAGACTATACAGGCCTGAACACCACTTGCAAATAAGTAGTACATGGAAGATCCTGGGGAGTGTTAACCCATGGGTGTAATCAGGCCTTGGGAAACAGTACAAGCTGGCTTTCTAGTAGGCATTAGTAGTAGGCTGAAGCTGAGACCTAGTCCTTGATTTTAGGCCCAGCCTCAGGGTTACCACCAACTGCCACTGTTCAGTAGTCTAGACTGGGGGGTGGGGATGGGGAGAGAAATAATGGTTTCTTTGTTTGGGATGGGGAGGCAATGACACACCAGCAAAATCAAGTtaggcattttttttaatttttgacacACTGAGGCCAAAAGGCTCAGTTTGGTCTTTAAACATGGTGGGCTTCaactataataatattaataataataataataataataataataataataataataataataataattggccttctctgggtcccgtcaactaaacaatgccatttggcgggacccaggggaagagccttctctgtggtggccccgaccctctggaaccagctccccccagagattagaactgcccccaccctcctcgcctttcgtaaactccttaaaacccacctttgccatcaggcatgggggaattgaaacatctcccccgggcctatacagtttatgtatggtatgcttgtgtgtatgtttgcttttaataatggggcttttagtgtttcttttaaattattagatttgttatatattgtttattattgctgtgagccgccccgagtctacggagaggggtggcataaaaataagtaagtaagtaagtaagtaagtaagtaagtaagtaagtaagtaagtaagtaagtaagtaagtaagtaagtaagtaagtaaacattattattattattattattattattattattattattattattaataattagatttgtatgccgctcctctccgtagactcagggtggctcagtATATTCTCTTGGCAATTCAAGGAACTGATTTTGTACAATTTGAAAAATGCTAAGATTGTGAACCAGGACTTTTTATTTTCCGCTTAACCGATTTTTCCTTTAAGAGGGAGGAAAATACCACCCACAAAATCTTGATACTAGACTAGAGCAAGAGCTACTGTGGGAATCTTCTCATTGCAGTGTGAGGTTTTAGGAATGTTTCCCAAGTTTCAATTTgtcattttctttctccttgcctcATCCTGCTGCACAAGCAAATGAATCAACACTTGAAAAATAGGTTGTCATAATAACAGTAATGGCAGTAGAGTCAATGGCAGATATTTAAGGATAACCCAAGCTGTGCGGCAGACATGAAGAGCTTGCTTTGATTTGTGCATCATTACACCAACATTATAAGAACACACTgaaacaaataaaaagaggtgGGAAATAATGAAATTAAATTGATGGAGGGAAAGTCAATATACTGCACTTTGTCCTAATTGTATGAAATCCAGCTTCAGTGAGTAGCAGTTAATGCTGAAGTTACCACAACAATGACATAAATATATGGCAGCACTGAATTCATTCATCAACTGCACATATTATCAAGATTTGGTTGGTATGTAGTGTGGacagccccttccttcctttcatcaagCAAACTTTCTTCTGAATGTTCTGGGCCTTTGGCATGAACACTGAATTTATACCTGAAGGTGgctgttattattttttgagGGGTGAGGCTTCTGAAAAGGAGGGAAAATGACACAAAGCAAATACTCACATGGAGCTGTAGGAGGGATTACAGTATTTGCAAAACCAAGAAGAGGGATTCATACTGTTCTTGAGTCTATTTCAGCAttgaccagtggtgaaatccaatttttttttactgctggtgggtgtagcaggggaaggatactgcaaaattcccattcccaccagaggtggtatttgccggttctccgaactactcaaaatttctgttactggttctccgaactactcaaaatttctgctactggttctccgaactactcaaaatttctgctactggttctctgaactactcaaaatttctactactggttcaccgaactactcaaaatttctgctactggttctccgaactactcaaaatttctactactggttcaccgaactactcaaaatttctgctactggttctccgaactactcaaaatttctgctactggttctccgaactactcaaaatttctgctactggttctccgaactactcaaaatttctgctactggttctccgaactactcaaaatttctgttactggttctctgaactactcaaaatttctgctactggttttccaaactactcaaaatttctgttactggttctctgaactactaaaaaatttcactactggttctctgaactactaaaaatttctgctactggttctccaaactactcaaacttttcactactggttctccagaacctgtcagaacctgctggatttcacccctggcatTTACCCACTTGAATGAATTCATCAGAGAATAGCTTGCCTAGCATTGCAATACCAAGTTCTCATTTGAATTATATTAATAGATTCAGCATATTATAGTTAACATCTCATGTACAGAATATATTTCCCTTCAATCAATTTAATTCAGATTCTTTCTAAGTGCTCAACACCTACTGTTAAGCATTCTACACATACTGTGAGCAATAGTGTTCATATTTATCAAATATGTATCTCATCACAATCTAAATGGATGCTCATAGATTACAACAAATAGGTATTTATGATAAACAGTTTCACCCATGAACAATAAACGGttcttattttttttgtccaaactttttttaagccccccccccctctcaatgttcccccaggattttgaaaatatgaataatctgccgcggctcaaaaaaggttgggaaacactgggctagacaatgtcatctggtggggcctagaggaagagccttctctgtggcggtccaggccctctggaatctgctccacccagagattcgcactgcccccaccctcctcgcctttcacaggagtcttaagactcatttatgtcaccaggcatggggcaattagatcaagccccctcccGCCCCCCCGCCCGTTTACAAAATATGATGTGTGGtcgtgaatgaattggctgactgattttaatatataggggattttaatagtaatttttaattaatttagatttgttgctgtattgttttttatatcttgtgagccgccccgagtatttggagaagggcggcatacaaatataataataataataataataataataataataataataataataataacaacaacaacaacaataataatgaggcATTAATTTCTGCAAACATCATAGATATAAAGAGCTAATGCAAGTGTTATCCTAAGTTCCTTTAGAACAGTGGTGGGGAATGAtggccctttatgacttgtggacttcaactcccagaattcctgagccatgaAAAGCAACTTCTAATGAAGGCAATGAAGACAGGGGGGAGCCGAAAGGAGCAGCAGTGTGGCTTTCTGTCCTCTATTGTTATTCCAAATGCTGCCACTGAAAAGTGTAGGAGGAAGCAATGTTCAAGCTTCACAAATGGAAAAAACTGATAAGGGAAACAAATCTGACAGCAGGAAAACAGAATATGCACTCTTCTGCTGTTTCTTTCCTCCCAATCTATTAAACCCAACCTTTCCTCTCCCGGCTTTTCCCAACCTGGATACCTTGACATATACTTCCCAAAACACCTGATGAAACTAAGATATGATATGGATGAGAGTCAAAACCCCAGAGCTGTTCTAGTTGACAAGGAGGGAGAATTAAGTCAGAAATCCTCAtctatccttttaaaaaaatgatttttttcagaaTGAATTTAGGACACAGCAAAACTACTTCTGCAATATTGCAGCTTCCAGTTCTGCCTCTtgtcagaaaaaaaaacaattcctTATACTCAGAGCAGTAGTTAGAGATTAAGTTGCCACAGTAGAGTTTGGCATTTGAGTGAGTTCAACGCCCGCCCACCCCCCACACTCTACCCTGTTTGGTTGCCGCAAATCATAGTCCGTCATGCTCAAAATAGAAAACTGGGCTGTAAATCAGGATTTGATCTTACAAGTACAAGGGTCAACCCTCCAGCATGAGGTCAACTGCTGCTAATCCACGCAAATAGTGGGGAGGGTCTGGTTGAATGTGTGGAGTTCAATTATGTCCTGTTGCTGTTCTATAACGTTTGAATTTAGGTGCAATTTTCATCACCGACCTGTGATTCTCTTTGGTTCTATTTCTTTTAACAGTTAGCCATCCAGAGATGGCTGGACGGCTATATAAATTTACCAAATTAAATTACTGGTGCGCAAATATAGTGTGCAGTCATAGatcccactttaaaaaaaaaaagaaaacaaggaagttcCTAGATTGAAGCAATAGAAAATAAACTTATCAATACACTAAAGCTGGCAGATTTTTCTGGCAATTCCTTTTGGAtattgatgaatgaatgaatgaatgaatgaacgaatgaatgaatgaatgaatgaattaataaatgaatgaatgaatgatgcttcccccccccccagatcccTCAACTAAGAGGGATCtgggggggagaggggcggcatacaaatctaataaataaaataaaataaaaaaattcctgTGAGCGTATCCAGCCCCTCCCTAACCCACCTACCACCACCAGCACCCTGGCCCTTTTGTAAGAGCTCTCTTACCTGTATGAGTGAGCATGTGCCTCTGCAAAGAACTTGCCCAGGGGAAAACTCTAGGGCAGTGGGGGCACTTGATTTTCTGAATGCAGTTTGAGTAGGCATTCCGCTTTCCACGCAGGAGTTTGTCTTCAAcggcctctctctcttcctcgctGGCTCCGTTTTTATCAGCGGCTTCTTTAAAGTCTGCCGTCGATTGTAGAAACGTGCTGAATTTATTGGTGTCTGTGGTTGCCAGCATTTTCTCTATGCTGGCAAACTCCCCGCTTGATTCCAAGTCCAGACCGCTGCTAGCTTTGGGCTTGTTTTTTGTGCCTTTCTTTCTGCCTCTTTTCTTTGCCGATCCAGACGAGGAGGATTTCTGGGACCCCGTTGGGCTGCTGGTGCTCTTCGTTAAGTCACTGGGAGAGATGGGATCTGCCTGGATAGTGGCCGGGAGAGTTGTTTTAGGACTGGAGCTTCCTAACTTTTCAGAGGTGGTGGGGCTGCCAATGGTCGCCTTGGGTGGAGAGTCCGAGACCTCTGCTTTGAGCAAAGCTGGAGCCGAAGCCACCGATGAAATAATCTGTGCAATGGAAGCGAGGGGTGGCAGCTCTTTCGTTGCGAGAGGTTTTGGCAAGAGAAACGGCGGTTTGGGCCTCAAAGGCCTCAGCAAAACCGAGTTCCCCAAGATGCCTGGAGAAATTACTGGGACAGTCAAATGAAGTGGTCCCTTCAGGGGCTGGGAATGTCTGAGAGCTGTGTTTTCCAGGTTGCCGTTAGCTGGAGGAGACGGTAGACAGCCTTGGAATTTCTCTTCGTGGCCATCGTGGAGCTCTTGCTTCTTACCTTCACCCGCGCTACCCTCCTCATTCTCCTTTTTGGGAGGCTTGGGAATCGACAGGTCAATGGGCTCCATGGAGCTGTCGTAGAAAGAGGACCCGAAGGGGTTCTCTTGCTTAACCAGGACAGAATTCAAGGTTTTGTTCTTTTGTGAGAAATCTAAAGGCTCATCAAAATCCATCGGGAAGTTATTTGCCGTTTCAAGTTTGATCGATGGGTGCGAGGGAGCCCCCCTTAAAAAGCCGTTCTGCGATTCCAGGAAAGGTGACACAGATTTGCAATCCAGATAAGTGCTTTCTTCCAGTAACACAGGGTCAGGCTGGCTTTCTGGAGGTGTGCAGTCCACGGCCAGCACATAGCTCTCGATCTCCCGCTCCTGGATGTGCAAATGCTGCTTGAGGATATGATGAATGCAGTTCCGCTTGGCTGAGAAGGCAGTGCCGCACTCCTTACATTCAAATGGCTTCTTCTTCTGGCAGCTGCTGTGTGTCCTCATGTGGACCCGGAGGGCCCGGTAATGTTTCAGGTCCTCCCCGCAGAATTTGCACACGGTATCCGGGGAGCAGAAAGCATCGACCATCTCGGCCGCGTTGCTGGCCACATACTCAATGTTCTTCTCGATGTCCTTTCTCGTTGTTTTGAGGTGCTTCTTGCGCAGGTGCCTTTCGCAATTGGCTTTCACCGTGAAAGGATAGTGGCAAATCTTGCAGATGTACGGCCTCTCCCCACTATGCGTCCTCAAGTGCCGGATCAGGGCTGCCTTGTCGGCTGCAATGTAGTCACAGATGTTACACTGATAAGGGGAGATGCCTAAGTGAGAACGGATATGAGCTCGCAAGACTCCGGAGAAAGGGAACACTTGCTCACAAAAACGGCACGGATACAACACTTTCCTCATAGCTGGGGTTTTCTTGTTTGCGGTTCCAGTTATGATGGCCTTGAAGTCTCGCTCGGTCAcctcttgttttatttttgtccCCATGGTCAAAGGCAAAAGGGCTTCTATGATGCTGTCTTGCTCCAGCTGAGTCTTCATTTCATGCTGACCCAAAGATTCTGGCTTAGTCTGGGGAGAAGGACTGGAGTTTGTTCTGGGTTTACTGTGTGCGACGGAAGTCGATTCTTGGTCTGAGGTTTTGGGTGGTGCTGGAGGAAGGCTTGGGCTGATACACCCTGGTGAGGCTTGCTGAGTGTTGACCAGTGGCGGTGGTGTTGAACTTGCTACAAGGGTCCTAGGGGCTACCAATGGCTTTGGCTTCAGAGGAGGCATATGTTTGAATATGGATGGGATGGGGATATGAGATGCCTTAGACAGTGGTGGGAAGCTGATTTGTGGAGTTGCTGAGGATGCCATCTTTAGGatctgctggatatctgctaaTTCACCAGAAATGGGTTTGACAACAATGCTATTGTCGGGCTGGATTACGAAGCCTTTCTGGAAAGACTGTAGTGAGAGTAGcttcatattttcttttgtaGGGGGAAGGACTGAAAAGGGGCCTC
Coding sequences:
- the RREB1 gene encoding ras-responsive element-binding protein 1 isoform X1, with protein sequence MAAVISLGKIAENGTMASQNVKSPSKSLTPSRIGRRNQETKDEKSSFICPLCEKNCVTQHQLTMHIRQHNTDTGGTDHSCSICGKSLSSASSLDRHMLVHSGERPYKCSVCDQSFTTNGNMHRHMKIHEKDATGATSTTPASPLKRRRLSTKRKLSHEAEADKEEQSPAKKVVEEPQNGETEKRADEMYRCPVCFKEFSCKFGLETHMEIHPDASLRCDVCCITFRTHRGLLRHNAVIHKQLPKDPTGKPYIQNNPSIPAGFHDLGFTDFSCRKFPRISQVWCEINLRRCTSDYHRYICDVCNKAFPMLTALKLHEDTHATNQGREVRNLHSEDADLKAYMASLGLQHTKDIESVKREELVPDDEVQEMQLRTLKCNLPQGPGSDNQMTLSPLEAASVGGPFSVLPPTKENMKLLSLQSFQKGFVIQPDNSIVVKPISGELADIQQILKMASSATPQISFPPLSKASHIPIPSIFKHMPPLKPKPLVAPRTLVASSTPPPLVNTQQASPGCISPSLPPAPPKTSDQESTSVAHSKPRTNSSPSPQTKPESLGQHEMKTQLEQDSIIEALLPLTMGTKIKQEVTERDFKAIITGTANKKTPAMRKVLYPCRFCEQVFPFSGVLRAHIRSHLGISPYQCNICDYIAADKAALIRHLRTHSGERPYICKICHYPFTVKANCERHLRKKHLKTTRKDIEKNIEYVASNAAEMVDAFCSPDTVCKFCGEDLKHYRALRVHMRTHSSCQKKKPFECKECGTAFSAKRNCIHHILKQHLHIQEREIESYVLAVDCTPPESQPDPVLLEESTYLDCKSVSPFLESQNGFLRGAPSHPSIKLETANNFPMDFDEPLDFSQKNKTLNSVLVKQENPFGSSFYDSSMEPIDLSIPKPPKKENEEGSAGEGKKQELHDGHEEKFQGCLPSPPANGNLENTALRHSQPLKGPLHLTVPVISPGILGNSVLLRPLRPKPPFLLPKPLATKELPPLASIAQIISSVASAPALLKAEVSDSPPKATIGSPTTSEKLGSSSPKTTLPATIQADPISPSDLTKSTSSPTGSQKSSSSGSAKKRGRKKGTKNKPKASSGLDLESSGEFASIEKMLATTDTNKFSTFLQSTADFKEAADKNGASEEEREAVEDKLLRGKRNAYSNCIQKIKCPHCPRVFPWASSLQRHMLTHTGQKPFPCQKCDAFFSTKSNCERHLLRKHGVANYCLRRNGLIPQSKESDAGAHDSTDSQSDQENTSAGSEALDLTSGEKGRLEEAAEFLEEPEHSSKEEEKMDLSQDEEAAQGKLSEGEDEPEEDSISNRSLDLNFASKFMEFKLAENDQNPGNGAQSENKHTCDTCGKSFKFAGTLSRHKKAHAHDDRKGEKSSEDESKHVPSGDQANVAAMQEDPPLEQEEPGKDIKGVESPTDGEATGRENEESESISEGESPERKSSEKSDEDRKPKSGAGTKSESKADKRKKICTVCNKRFWSLQDLTRHMRSHTGERPYKCQTCERTFTLKHSLVRHQRIHQKVKSAKNHEKDSDREDTRSRGEDDSENESLPSSTNPISENEGDALAGPGSHSPVTRSRREIMANATKDYSCKEEKPAAKPSGLGLAEPSKNALRSTAKEQESRGKAERESSSDFIQNLLEIQKKKSSMSHILASAENGPQLLEVE
- the RREB1 gene encoding ras-responsive element-binding protein 1 isoform X3, giving the protein MHIRQHNTDTGGTDHSCSICGKSLSSASSLDRHMLVHSGERPYKCSVCDQSFTTNGNMHRHMKIHEKDATGATSTTPASPLKRRRLSTKRKLSHEAEADKEEQSPAKKVVEEPQNGETEKRADEMYRCPVCFKEFSCKFGLETHMEIHPDASLRCDVCCITFRTHRGLLRHNAVIHKQLPKDPTGKPYIQNNPSIPAGFHDLGFTDFSCRKFPRISQVWCEINLRRCTSDYHRYICDVCNKAFPMLTALKLHEDTHATNQGREVRNLHSEDADLKAYMASLGLQHTKDIESVKREELVPDDEVQEMQLRTLKCNLPQGPGSDNQMTLSPLEAASVGGPFSVLPPTKENMKLLSLQSFQKGFVIQPDNSIVVKPISGELADIQQILKMASSATPQISFPPLSKASHIPIPSIFKHMPPLKPKPLVAPRTLVASSTPPPLVNTQQASPGCISPSLPPAPPKTSDQESTSVAHSKPRTNSSPSPQTKPESLGQHEMKTQLEQDSIIEALLPLTMGTKIKQEVTERDFKAIITGTANKKTPAMRKVLYPCRFCEQVFPFSGVLRAHIRSHLGISPYQCNICDYIAADKAALIRHLRTHSGERPYICKICHYPFTVKANCERHLRKKHLKTTRKDIEKNIEYVASNAAEMVDAFCSPDTVCKFCGEDLKHYRALRVHMRTHSSCQKKKPFECKECGTAFSAKRNCIHHILKQHLHIQEREIESYVLAVDCTPPESQPDPVLLEESTYLDCKSVSPFLESQNGFLRGAPSHPSIKLETANNFPMDFDEPLDFSQKNKTLNSVLVKQENPFGSSFYDSSMEPIDLSIPKPPKKENEEGSAGEGKKQELHDGHEEKFQGCLPSPPANGNLENTALRHSQPLKGPLHLTVPVISPGILGNSVLLRPLRPKPPFLLPKPLATKELPPLASIAQIISSVASAPALLKAEVSDSPPKATIGSPTTSEKLGSSSPKTTLPATIQADPISPSDLTKSTSSPTGSQKSSSSGSAKKRGRKKGTKNKPKASSGLDLESSGEFASIEKMLATTDTNKFSTFLQSTADFKEAADKNGASEEEREAVEDKLLRGKRNAYSNCIQKIKCPHCPRVFPWASSLQRHMLTHTGQKPFPCQKCDAFFSTKSNCERHLLRKHGVANYCLRRNGLIPQSKESDAGAHDSTDSQSDQENTSAGSEALDLTSGEKGRLEEAAEFLEEPEHSSKEEEKMDLSQDEEAAQGKLSEGEDEPEEDSISNRSLDLNFASKFMEFKLAENDQNPGNGAQSENKHTCDTCGKSFKFAGTLSRHKKAHAHDDRKGEKSSEDESKHVPSGDQANVAAMQEDPPLEQEEPGKDIKGVESPTDGEATGRENEESESISEGESPERKSSEKSDEDRKPKSGAGTKSESKADKRKKICTVCNKRFWSLQDLTRHMRSHTGERPYKCQTCERTFTLKHSLVRHQRIHQKVKSAKNHEKDSDREDTRSRGEDDSENESLPSSTNPISENEGDALAGPGSHSPVTRSRREIMANATKDYSCKEEKPAAKPSGLGLAEPSKNALRSTAKEQESRGKAERESSSDFIQNLLEIQKKKSSMSHILASAENGPQLLEVE